A window of Tripterygium wilfordii isolate XIE 37 chromosome 7, ASM1340144v1, whole genome shotgun sequence contains these coding sequences:
- the LOC120002578 gene encoding auxin-responsive protein SAUR23-like: MGQRTYFIYSFVFKPSVPTQNHFHFQSLAGPALDSIEVCREYCLSTKLTEGNQKEIMGIRFPSVLTKQILQRSSTSMAVPKGFLVVYVEKIEKKRFVVPVSYLNEPSFRELLSKAEEEFGFDHPIGGLTIPCSSTDRHNLSFQPHILC; encoded by the exons ATGGGACAGAG GACATACTTCATTTATTCCTTTGTGTTCAAACCAAGTGTTCCAACTCAAAATCACTTTCATTTCCAATCCTTAGCTGGTCCTGCATTGGATTCTATTGAAGTATGTAGGGAATATTGTTTGTCAACCAAACTGACAGAG ggaaaccaaaaggaaatCATGGGTATTCGTTTTCCTTCAGTTCTTACCAAGCAAATTCTGCAGCGATCTTCAACATCTATGGCTGTGCCCAAAGGATTCTTAGTAGTATATGTCGAGAAAATTGAGAAGAAGAGATTTGTCGTTCCGGTATCCTATCTCAATGAGCCTTCATTCCGGGAATTGCTTAGTAAAGCTGAAGAAGAGTTTGGTTTTGATCATCCAATAGGTGGTTTGACAATTCCTTGTTCATCAACAGATAGACACAACTTGAGTTTTCAACCTCATATTCTCTGTTAA